One segment of Paramormyrops kingsleyae isolate MSU_618 chromosome 8, PKINGS_0.4, whole genome shotgun sequence DNA contains the following:
- the camkvl gene encoding caM kinase-like vesicle-associated, like: MPFGCLAVRDGQIYNSLSDITDKYDFGQVLKAKEFCELCLVKERETDKVYVCKKFLKKDGKKVRRAAKNEIMILKMIKHPNILQLIDTFETRKEYFIIQELATGGDVFDWILDQGNYTERDASNVIRQVLKAVAYLHSINIVHRNLKLENLMYYTENNHNKVVLRDFYLSKFENGAITEPCGTPEYLAPEVVARHRYGRPVDCWAVGVIMYMLLSGNPPFYDETEEENTDIHNRIIFRRILSGEFEFDSPYWDDISPAAKELVCRLMEVDQMLRITAQDALWHEWIAGNGASEKNLKDGVCAQFEKNFAKAKWRKAIRVTTFMQRLRAPELAGGAGEAGPKNEGQVTAKEDGNVGVTNTKYTNLEVTAGKKSMEVKAEEKGKGEVTTAGEANRSNGAVQASFLVGVAPASSAEALNKARTSPKPAGHHQDREGVSMSKSDSTTKNAALWGQSRSTPEKKAMLLDPDAAKLAESRGTKVIVLEQEDGSSEEKKLPFPEMASRRKMAAVLSRSPDDGGRSVMPTAAPPAGQDKAVRHEGLKGERGQDVGPGSWCQTQLPEAVAEKTAESPKGRDKTMEGVEKSSSDFSISKVKQAGVDFGQTECPGLSGKTSVKEEREVGGGLSGYVSPYCPPYSSSGGVVFSGFGAEGSRSSDWMMDSVIEQIERQMAAVLEKIEGDMPSLLEQISDCPEQKAKSAHCSPSPRHRALPQATPPPLPTSPRPPLPSLPHLNIQPPSYRPPPPPVFPVRSPLAAPELGERNMQRAEGRSAQSPRGGQAARGL, translated from the exons ATGCCTTTTGGATGCCTTGCTGTGCGAGATGGGCAGATCTACAATAGCCTGTCGGACATCACAGACAAATATGATTTCGGCCAGGTCCTGAAGGC CAAGGAGTTCTGCGAGCTGTGCCTTGTCAAGGAGCGTGAGACGGACAAAGTGTACGTGTGCAAGAAGTTCCTGAAGAAGGACGGCAAGAAAGTCCGCAGAGCTGCAAAGAACGAGATCATGATCCTGAAAAT gATTAAACACCCTAATATTCTGCAGCTGATTGACACATTTGAGACCCGGAAAGAATATTTCATCATTCAGGAACT GGCCACGGGAGGCGATGTCTTTGACTGGATTCTGGACCAGGGCAACTACACAGAGAGAGACGCCTCAAATGTCATCCGGCAGGTCCTGAAGGCTGTGGCTTACCTGCACTCCATCAATATCGTCCACAGGAACTTAAAG CTGGAGAACCTGATGTACTACACAGAGAACAACCACAATAAAGTCGTATTGCGGGATTTCTACCTGTCAAAGTTTGAGAACGGAGCTATCACTGAGCCATGCGGCACACCGGAATACTTAG CCCCTGAGGTTGTGGCCAGGCATCGCTACGGCCGCCCCGTTGACTGCTGGGCCGTGGGGGTCATCATGTACATGCT TCTGTCTGGGAATCCACCATTTTATGATGAAACAGAGGAGGAGAATACGGATATTCATAACCGCATTATCTTCCGCCGCATCTTGTCTGGGGAGTTTGAGTTTGACTCCCCCTACTGGGATGATATCTCTCCTGCAG CGAAAGAGTTAGTCTGCAGGCTGATGGAGGTGGACCAGATGCTGAGGATCACAGCCCAAGATGCTCTGTGGCACGAGTG GATTGCTGGTAACGGGGCCTCTGAAAAGAACCTGAAAGACGGAGTATGTGCGCAGTTTGAGAAGAATTTTGCCAAGGCTAAGTGGAGG AAAGCAATCCGAGTCACTACTTTCATGCAGCGCCTTCGAGCCCCTGAGCTTGCTGGGGGTGCTGGGGAAGCAGGTCCTAAGAACGAAGGCCAGGTGACGGCCAAGGAGGATGGGAACGTAGGTGTGACGAATACCAAGTACACCAACCTGGAGGTGACGGCCGGAAAGAAGTCCATGGAAGTGAAAGCGGAGGAGAAAGGGAAGGGAGAGGTTACCACAGCAGGAGAGGCAAACAGAAGCAATGGGGCAGTTCAAGCCAGCTTTTTGGTGGGCGTGGCTCCCGCATCCTCTGCAGAAGCTCTGAATAAAGCAAGAACCTCCCCCAAACCAGCAGGGCACCATCAAGACAGGGAAGGTGTGAGTATGAGCAAAAGCGACAGCACGACGAAAAATGCAGCCCTTTGGGGACAAAGCAGAAGCACACCAGAGAAGAAGGCCATGCTGCTGGACCCTGACGCTGCCAAGTTAGCAGAGAGCAGAGGCACCAAAGTGATCGTACTGGAGCAGGAGGACGGCAGCTCTGAAGAGAAGAAGCTTCCTTTCCCAGAGATGGCCAGTCGCAGGAAGATGGCGGCGGTGCTCTCACGCTCCCCCGATGACGGAGGCAGGTCTGTTATGCCAACAgcagctccccctgcaggtcaaGACAAGGCAGTGCGGCATGAGGGGCTGAAAGGAGAGCGTGGGCAGGATGTCGGCCCTGGAAGCTGGTGTCAAACCCAACTTCCAGAGGCTGTGGCAGAGAAGACGGCAGAAAGCCCTAAGGGAAGAGATAAGACAATGGAGGGAGTAGAAAAGAGCAGCTCAGATTTTAGCATCTCTAAGGTGAAACAGGCAGGTGTGGATTTTGGACAAACTGAGTGTCCAGGTCTGTCAGGCAAAACCAGTGTTAAGGAAGAGAGGGAGGTAGGAGGAGGCTTGTCTGGGTATGTGAGTCCCTACTGTCCTCCGTATTCCTCAAGCGGGGGGGTAGTCTTCAGCGGTTTTGGAGCGGAGGGAAGCAGAAGCTCCGACTGGATGATGGACAGCGTGATCGAGCAGATCGAGAGGCAAATGGCAGCTGTCCTGGAGAAGATCGAAGGAGACATGCCGTCTCTGCTGGAGCAGATCAGCGACTGCCCGGAGCAGAAGGCGAAAAGTGCCCACTGCTCGCCCTCCCCTAGGCACCGTGCCCTCCCTCAGGCCacgcccccacccctgcccaccAGCCCCCGCCCACCTCTTCCCTCCCTCCCACATCTGAATATCCAGCCTCCATCATACcgccctccacccccaccagtTTTCCCCGTACGATCCCCACTGGCCGCCCCAGAGCTGGGTGAGAGGAACATGCAGCGAGCCGAAGGCAGGTCTGCTCAGTCTCCAAGGGGGGGTCAGGCAGCACGGGGGCTGTGA